The following proteins are encoded in a genomic region of Blastopirellula marina:
- a CDS encoding anthranilate synthase component II, with product MILLIDNYDSFTYNLVQRLGEIDPSLDLQVYRNDQIDCATIEKLKPTHLIVSPGPCTPNEAGISVEAIKYFAEKLPILGVCLGHQSMGQAFGGTIVRAERLMHGKTDEIYHDGKGLFEGMPNPFIATRYHSLVIKPDTLPSDFEVAAWSVMPDGEKEIMSIRHKTLPMLGLQFHPESFLSETGTDMLRRFLEIQPVTT from the coding sequence ATGATCCTCTTGATCGACAACTACGATTCGTTCACTTACAACTTGGTTCAACGTCTGGGCGAGATCGATCCGTCTTTAGATTTACAGGTTTACCGAAACGATCAGATCGATTGTGCCACGATCGAAAAGCTGAAACCGACCCATTTGATCGTTTCCCCCGGACCTTGCACGCCAAATGAAGCGGGTATCTCCGTCGAGGCCATCAAGTACTTCGCTGAGAAGTTGCCTATCCTCGGCGTATGCCTCGGCCATCAATCGATGGGGCAAGCATTCGGTGGAACGATTGTCCGAGCAGAACGCCTCATGCACGGCAAAACGGACGAGATTTATCACGATGGTAAGGGCTTGTTCGAAGGCATGCCCAACCCATTCATCGCCACGCGCTATCACAGCCTGGTGATCAAACCCGACACCTTGCCAAGTGATTTCGAGGTTGCCGCGTGGAGCGTCATGCCCGACGGCGAGAAAGAAATCATGTCGATTCGCCATAAAACACTCCCCATGCTTGGTCTTCAATTCCATCCAGAGAGTTTCCTTAGTGAAACGGGGACCGATATGTTGCGTCGCTTTCTAGAGATTCAACCTGTTACAACTTAG
- the glp gene encoding gephyrin-like molybdotransferase Glp, protein MHSVEEALELIGKHATPLPTYECDAVDALGSAMTHDLISEQDSPAFDKSMMDGYAVIAADLDDGPANLEVVDEIAAGVTTVEVIRPGTCARIMTGAPMPPGADAVALVENTQIDSENVHRVMITETVSPGKNVLKRGGLLKEGQVVLAAGSVIRPIEVGILSDMSKGRVTVHRSPSISIISTGDELVSAHEEPAPGQIRNSNGPMLEAMASEAGATVNQLGIVRDKRQDLADAISQGLESDILILSGGVSSGVLDLVPSELAANGVEQIFHKVCIKPGKPLWFGKRVSGDKTTLVFGLPGNPVSSLVCFHLFVRSALNQLKGRAEAPLYVPGFLLTRDFVNHGDRPVYFPAMACRKEGAGATISPLDWKGSADLATLAKANALASFAPNTKYEAGQFISAIMI, encoded by the coding sequence ATGCATTCCGTCGAAGAGGCCCTGGAACTTATTGGCAAGCACGCAACGCCTCTGCCAACCTACGAATGTGATGCGGTCGATGCCCTGGGCTCGGCAATGACCCACGATCTGATCAGCGAACAAGATTCGCCAGCATTTGATAAGTCGATGATGGACGGCTACGCGGTAATCGCAGCAGATTTGGACGACGGCCCTGCGAACCTGGAAGTCGTCGACGAAATTGCCGCCGGCGTCACAACAGTCGAAGTGATCCGGCCCGGCACGTGTGCCCGCATTATGACCGGTGCTCCGATGCCACCCGGCGCGGACGCCGTCGCTCTGGTCGAGAACACGCAAATCGACTCGGAGAATGTCCACCGAGTCATGATCACCGAAACCGTTTCCCCCGGAAAGAACGTTTTGAAACGGGGTGGCCTCTTAAAAGAAGGCCAAGTGGTGCTCGCCGCCGGCTCCGTAATTCGGCCAATCGAAGTTGGCATTCTGTCCGATATGTCCAAAGGGCGGGTTACCGTTCATCGTTCGCCTTCGATCTCGATTATCAGCACCGGCGACGAGTTAGTCAGCGCCCACGAAGAGCCTGCCCCAGGGCAAATCCGTAATAGTAACGGCCCCATGCTTGAGGCGATGGCCAGCGAGGCAGGTGCCACGGTCAATCAACTTGGGATCGTCCGTGACAAACGCCAGGACTTGGCCGATGCGATTTCGCAAGGTCTGGAATCGGATATCCTGATCCTATCTGGCGGCGTTTCCTCGGGCGTTTTGGACTTGGTTCCCTCCGAGTTAGCGGCGAACGGAGTGGAACAGATTTTCCATAAAGTTTGCATCAAGCCCGGCAAGCCGCTGTGGTTCGGCAAACGCGTGTCTGGCGACAAAACAACGCTGGTATTCGGGTTGCCAGGAAATCCCGTCAGCAGCTTGGTATGCTTTCATCTGTTCGTTCGTTCTGCGCTTAATCAGCTGAAGGGAAGGGCAGAGGCACCGTTGTATGTGCCTGGCTTCCTTCTCACCCGTGACTTCGTCAATCATGGCGATCGTCCCGTTTACTTCCCGGCGATGGCTTGCCGGAAAGAAGGGGCTGGAGCAACCATTTCGCCCTTGGATTGGAAGGGATCAGCCGACCTGGCAACATTGGCCAAAGCCAATGCGCTGGCAAGCTTCGCCCCAAACACCAAGTACGAAGCTGGCCAATTCATCTCGGCAATAATGATCTAG
- a CDS encoding ester cyclase, which yields MSQLTKMAETWFEEVWNQRNDDAIFELSAADAVGHAESDVRYFSMHAFKEFRDNVLAAMPDLKIDLEGIIEQPPDVVVRWFLTGTHTGDGFGFEPTHSRVSLRGMTWLRVNEENKLSEGWDCWNQGRMMQIFIGNGPNGKAEEAEEE from the coding sequence GTGAGCCAACTCACGAAAATGGCGGAAACGTGGTTCGAAGAAGTTTGGAACCAACGTAACGACGATGCCATCTTCGAACTGTCAGCCGCAGATGCGGTCGGACACGCGGAATCGGACGTTCGCTATTTCAGCATGCATGCGTTCAAGGAATTCCGCGATAACGTGTTGGCCGCCATGCCCGATCTAAAAATCGATCTGGAAGGCATCATTGAACAACCACCGGATGTGGTTGTTCGGTGGTTTCTGACGGGCACGCATACGGGTGATGGCTTCGGCTTTGAACCAACCCATTCTCGGGTAAGCCTCCGCGGCATGACTTGGCTTCGTGTGAACGAAGAAAACAAGCTGTCCGAAGGTTGGGATTGCTGGAACCAGGGTCGGATGATGCAGATCTTCATTGGAAACGGGCCCAATGGCAAAGCTGAGGAAGCCGAAGAAGAGTAG